From the genome of Colwellia psychrerythraea 34H, one region includes:
- the mnmG gene encoding tRNA uridine-5-carboxymethylaminomethyl(34) synthesis enzyme MnmG — protein sequence MWYQESYDVIVVGGGHAGTEASLAAARMGCKTLLLTHNIDTLGQMSCNPAIGGIGKGHLVKEIDALGGLMATAIDHSAIQFRTLNSSKGPAVRATRAQADRILYRNYVRNTLENQENLTIFQQPCDDLILENDRVVGVSTQMGLKFKGKSVVLTVGTFLSGLIHIGLNNYQGGRAGDPASVNLAAKMRDMPFRMDRLKTGTPPRLDARSLDFSVMEEQAGDTPSPVFSFMGSQADHPEQISCFITHTNEQTHQHIRDGLDRSPMYTGVIEGVGPRYCPSIEDKITRFADKSSHQIFVEPEGLTTHEVYPNGISTSLPFDVQMNLVRSIKGFENAFITRPGYAIEYDYFDPRDLKQSLESKFVQNLYFAGQINGTTGYEEAGAQGLIAGANAANRVKERDEFTLGRDQAYMGVLIDDLATLGTKEPYRMFTSRAEYRLLLREDNADIRLTEQGRKIGLVGDTRWQRFNEKMENVELERQRLRSTWVQKDHTKIDQINALLKTPMSKEASLEDLIRRPEVNYTDLMKIEGLGPAIEDSQASEQIEIQTKYAGYIDRQLDEIAKKKRNEDTKIPRDFDYQQISGLSNEVVAKLKDACPETIGKASRISGITPAAISLLLVYLKKHGLLRKLA from the coding sequence ATGTGGTATCAAGAGTCTTATGACGTAATTGTTGTTGGTGGTGGTCATGCGGGAACCGAGGCCTCACTTGCTGCTGCGCGTATGGGCTGCAAAACTTTGTTGTTAACCCATAACATTGACACGCTAGGCCAAATGTCTTGTAACCCCGCCATTGGCGGTATCGGCAAAGGTCATTTGGTTAAAGAAATTGATGCACTGGGTGGTTTGATGGCAACAGCCATTGATCATAGTGCCATTCAATTTAGAACATTAAATTCGAGCAAAGGACCTGCAGTGAGGGCAACTCGTGCTCAAGCAGATCGCATTTTATATCGTAACTATGTTCGTAATACGTTGGAAAACCAAGAAAATTTAACTATTTTCCAACAGCCCTGTGATGACTTGATCCTTGAAAACGATCGTGTTGTCGGTGTATCGACACAAATGGGCCTTAAATTTAAAGGTAAAAGCGTAGTACTTACGGTAGGTACTTTTCTTTCAGGGCTTATTCACATTGGCTTGAATAACTACCAAGGTGGAAGAGCAGGTGATCCTGCCAGTGTAAATCTAGCAGCAAAAATGCGAGATATGCCGTTTAGAATGGATCGTTTAAAAACGGGTACTCCACCTAGGTTAGACGCAAGATCATTAGATTTTTCTGTTATGGAAGAGCAAGCAGGTGATACACCTAGTCCAGTATTTTCTTTCATGGGATCACAGGCGGATCATCCAGAACAAATATCTTGTTTTATCACACATACCAACGAGCAAACCCATCAACACATTCGAGATGGTTTAGATCGATCTCCAATGTATACTGGCGTAATTGAAGGTGTGGGTCCAAGATATTGTCCGTCTATTGAAGACAAAATCACCCGCTTTGCAGATAAAAGTTCACATCAAATATTTGTTGAACCTGAAGGTTTGACTACTCATGAAGTGTATCCAAACGGTATTTCAACCAGTTTACCTTTTGATGTACAAATGAATTTAGTACGTTCAATCAAAGGCTTTGAAAACGCTTTTATTACTCGTCCTGGTTATGCCATTGAATATGACTACTTCGATCCTCGTGACTTAAAACAAAGTTTAGAAAGTAAATTCGTTCAAAATTTATATTTTGCCGGACAAATTAATGGCACCACAGGTTATGAAGAAGCCGGTGCTCAAGGACTCATCGCTGGAGCTAATGCTGCAAATAGAGTTAAAGAGCGTGATGAGTTCACTCTTGGTAGAGATCAAGCTTACATGGGCGTGTTAATTGATGATTTAGCAACGCTAGGTACGAAAGAACCTTATCGTATGTTTACTTCTCGTGCTGAATACCGTTTATTGCTTCGTGAAGACAACGCTGATATTCGTTTAACAGAGCAAGGTCGTAAAATTGGTTTAGTTGGTGATACTCGTTGGCAGCGATTTAATGAGAAGATGGAAAACGTTGAACTTGAACGTCAGCGCTTACGATCTACTTGGGTACAAAAGGATCATACAAAAATAGATCAAATCAATGCCTTGCTGAAAACACCAATGAGCAAAGAAGCGAGTTTAGAAGACTTAATTCGTCGTCCAGAAGTAAACTATACCGATCTAATGAAGATCGAAGGTTTGGGGCCAGCGATAGAAGATAGTCAAGCTTCTGAGCAAATTGAAATTCAAACTAAATATGCAGGTTACATCGACAGACAGTTAGATGAAATAGCCAAGAAAAAACGTAATGAAGATACTAAAATCCCGAGAGATTTTGATTATCAACAAATTTCAGGCCTATCTAACGAAGTTGTAGCCAAGTTAAAAGATGCTTGTCCAGAAACTATTGGTAAAGCTTCACGAATTTCTGGTATTACTCCGGCGGCAATTTCGTTATTATTAGTCTACTTAAAAAAACACGGTCTTTTACGCAAATTAGCGTAA
- a CDS encoding flavodoxin domain-containing protein has product MSSVQIIVGSMLGGTEYVAEACEETLNKLDHTVDIHLKPDLKTVINNTFHANNEQNNDSVLAQNPIWIICTSTHGAGDYPDNIKQFVSDLSNCDQDLSTVTFLTIGIGDSSYDTFCKAAIDLSNLLISIGCKEIVQIKTLDMSEDIDPEELAQQWISTNKDLLSI; this is encoded by the coding sequence ATGAGCTCAGTTCAAATCATTGTTGGTAGCATGCTTGGTGGCACAGAATATGTTGCAGAAGCCTGTGAAGAAACCCTAAATAAACTTGATCATACTGTTGATATACACCTTAAACCGGATCTTAAAACCGTCATCAACAACACTTTTCACGCGAATAATGAACAAAATAACGACAGTGTTCTAGCCCAAAATCCTATTTGGATCATTTGTACCTCCACACATGGTGCTGGTGACTACCCTGACAACATCAAACAATTTGTTAGTGATCTAAGTAATTGTGATCAAGATCTATCCACGGTTACTTTTTTAACAATTGGGATCGGAGATTCTAGCTATGATACTTTTTGCAAAGCAGCAATAGATTTATCAAACCTATTAATATCAATTGGTTGTAAAGAAATAGTACAAATTAAAACCTTAGATATGTCAGAAGATATCGATCCAGAAGAGCTCGCTCAGCAGTGGATCAGTACAAATAAAGATCTGCTTTCGATCTAA
- the mnmE gene encoding tRNA uridine-5-carboxymethylaminomethyl(34) synthesis GTPase MnmE gives MTSISQTTTIAAQATAPGRGGVGIIRVSGPEAKNVAQAILGKLPEVRKAEYLPFLDCTSTDKTQVLDQGIALYFKAPNSFTGEDVIEFQGHGGPVILDMLLKVILAQPKVIMAKPGEFSEQAFLNDKLDLTQAEAIADLINSSSEQAARSALHSLQGDFSKLVNEMVESIIHLRMYVEAAIDFPEEEIDFLADKKIVTDLKAIISRVEDVRKQAQQGSIIREGMRVVIAGRPNAGKSSLLNALSGKQTAIVTDIAGTTRDVLAEQIHIDGMPLHIIDTAGLRDSDDVVEKIGIERAWQEINQADRVLLMVDASEDHSILEDDQDIKDFYPEFFAKLPEKIGLTLIRNKADVNDAKTGFTEFTDTDGTQHAIITLSAKTGKGVDSLKEHLKTIMGYQGGTEGGFMARRRHLVALENTHQHLLTGLDQLESYVAGEILAEELRICQQELDQITGEFTSDDLLGKIFSSFCIGK, from the coding sequence ATGACATCAATTTCTCAAACAACGACAATCGCCGCACAAGCAACCGCACCCGGACGTGGTGGCGTCGGTATAATTAGAGTATCAGGCCCAGAGGCTAAAAATGTTGCTCAAGCTATTTTAGGTAAGCTACCTGAAGTAAGAAAAGCTGAATATTTACCCTTTTTAGATTGCACATCAACTGATAAAACACAGGTATTAGACCAGGGAATAGCACTCTATTTCAAAGCGCCTAATTCATTTACCGGTGAAGATGTTATCGAATTTCAAGGCCATGGTGGTCCCGTAATTTTGGATATGCTACTCAAAGTAATTCTTGCGCAACCCAAAGTTATCATGGCCAAACCTGGTGAGTTCAGTGAACAGGCCTTTTTGAATGACAAACTCGATTTAACCCAAGCAGAAGCAATTGCCGATTTAATTAACTCAAGTTCAGAACAAGCAGCTCGCTCTGCCCTGCACTCTTTACAAGGTGACTTCTCTAAACTTGTCAATGAAATGGTAGAAAGTATTATTCACCTACGCATGTATGTTGAAGCTGCGATTGATTTTCCTGAAGAAGAAATTGACTTTCTTGCTGATAAAAAAATTGTTACTGATTTAAAAGCTATTATCAGCCGAGTAGAAGACGTTCGTAAGCAAGCCCAGCAAGGTAGTATTATTCGTGAAGGAATGCGTGTAGTGATTGCTGGTCGTCCTAATGCTGGCAAATCTAGCTTACTCAATGCATTAAGTGGTAAACAAACAGCCATAGTTACCGATATCGCTGGCACTACTCGTGATGTACTAGCCGAACAAATTCATATTGATGGCATGCCGTTACACATTATTGATACCGCTGGATTACGAGATAGTGATGATGTTGTTGAGAAAATAGGCATTGAGCGTGCTTGGCAAGAGATCAATCAAGCCGATCGCGTTTTATTAATGGTTGATGCCAGTGAAGATCACAGTATTTTAGAAGACGATCAAGACATTAAAGATTTCTATCCCGAGTTTTTTGCCAAACTTCCAGAAAAAATTGGCCTTACATTAATTAGAAATAAAGCCGATGTTAATGATGCTAAAACGGGGTTCACTGAGTTTACCGATACCGATGGTACACAGCATGCCATTATTACTTTGTCAGCTAAAACAGGCAAAGGCGTTGATAGCTTAAAAGAACACTTAAAAACAATAATGGGCTACCAAGGTGGCACTGAAGGGGGCTTTATGGCGAGAAGACGTCATTTAGTGGCCTTAGAGAATACGCATCAGCATTTACTTACAGGATTAGATCAACTTGAATCTTATGTCGCTGGTGAAATATTGGCAGAAGAGCTGCGTATTTGTCAGCAAGAATTAGATCAAATCACCGGGGAATTCACCAGTGATGACTTGTTAGGTAAAATTTTTAGCTCTTTTTGTATTGGAAAATAG